A stretch of DNA from Skermanella mucosa:
ATGTCCCTGGCCCGGGGCGGCGCCGCGCGGGACGCCGGACTTTCCGCGGGCATGCCGGCCGGCGATGCGCGCCGGGCCGAGAGCGTGGGGATGACCTGAATGTCCGTCCGCCGCTCGCTCTTCATCCAGTTCCTCAACAGCTACAGCGCCGCCGGCATATCCTTCGTCTCCATCATCATCCTGGCGCGCCTGCTCACGCCCCAGGAGATCGGCATCTTCTCGGTATGCATGGCGTTCGTGGGATTCCTGCATACCCTGCGGGATTTCGGGATCGGGGCCTATCTCCTGCAGGAGAGGAATCTGGATGCCGGGATCCTGCGGAGCGCCTACGGGCTGGCGCTCCTGTTCGGCTGGACGGCCGCCGCCGTGCTGGCCCTGTCCAGCGGGCTGGTGGCCGATTTCTTCAACGAGCCGGGCGTCAGGTCCGTGACCCTGGTCCTGGCGGTCAATTTCCTGCTGATCCCGCTGGGCAGCTTGGCGATCCCCCTGTTGAAGCGCGACATGCTCTTCGTGAGCATCATGAAGATCAACGTCGCGGTGAGCTTCGCCTATGCCCTGTCCACGATCCTGTTCGCCCTGCTCGGCGCGGGGTACATGAGCATGGCCTGGGGGACCCTGGTCGGCACCGTGGTGAACGTGGCGGGCAGCCTGGCGGCCCGTCCGGACCTGATCGGGATACGCCCGAGCCTGCGGCACGCCCGGCGGATCGTCTCGTTCGGCGCCTACTCCGTGGGCTCGAACTTCATCGTGGCCTTCGGCCCCAACGGGACGGAGATCGTCATCGGCCGCATGCTGGGGCTCAGCGCCGTGGCCCTGCTGGGCAAGGGCCGCAGCCTGATCACGCTGTTCCAGCAGGCGATCATGGCCTTCATCATGCCGGTGGCGGGCGCCCTGTTCGCGCGCCAGTCGCGCGATGGAAGCGATGTGGGCAAGTCCTTCCTGCAAGTGCTCGGCCTCCTGACCGCGATCGGCTGGCCGAGCTACATCTTCATGGGCTTCATGGCCTTCCCGATCATCGACATCCTGTTCGGGGACCAGTGGTATGCCGCGGTGCCGGTGGCGCAGATCTTCTGCGTCGCCTACGGCATCGCGCTGCTCCACAGCATGAACAACATGACGTTGGAGGCCTGCGGGCACGCCAGGGCGGCCTTCCGCTACCAGATCATCCTCTATCCGCCCACGTTCCTTATGGTCATCGCCGCCGCTCCCTTCGGCCTCGTGGCCGTGGCCGGCACGACCATCCTCTCCGCCACGGCCGGCCTGGTCCTGTCCTACATGTTCCTGGGCAAGGTCATCAATGTCCGGGCAGGGCAGGTCGCCCGGGCGGTGCGCAAGAGCGCGCTGGTCGCCGCCATCACCTCCGTCCCCCCGGCGGCGGTCTATTTCTGGGGCGGCATCGGCCCGGGAAACACCGTCGTTCCGCTTCTCGGCGCCGCCGTCATGACGGGCCTGGTCTGGCTGGCCGCCGTCTTCGCCACCGATCACGAGATCAAGCAGGAGATCCTGAGGCTGATGCGGAGCGCCATCGAGCAGATGCGCAGGGTGGCGGGCACGGCGGCATGAGGGGGTTCGACGGGTAAGGAAGCCGGTCCGCCGAAGCCGGGAGCCCCATGTCGGCCCGCGATCCGACGCCACGCCGGAGGAGCTCGCCGGGAATCCGCTCTTTCGGGGAAATCCGCGGACCGGCTGACGTCGAACGCCGGTCCGGCTGTTGACACCCCCGACAACCCTGAACCGGAGACATGATGGAAGCCTCGAAACGGATCGCCCTGGTCGCCCATGATTCCATGAAGGACCAGCTCCTCGCCTGGGTCCGGCACAATTCCGGGACCCTCACGGCGCACCAGCTCTGGTCCACCGGGACGACCGGGACCAAGATCAAGGAGGCATGCCCCGAACTCCGGGTGACCGCCCTGAAGTCCGGCCCGCTCGGCGGCGACCAGCAGGTCGGCGCCATGATCGCGGACGGCGCCCTCGACATCCTGCTGTTCTTCACCGACGCCCTGTCGCCCCACCCGCACGACGCCGACGTCCAGGCGCTCACCCGCCTCTCGACGCTCTACAACGTAGCCCTGGCGACCAACCGCACGACGGCCGACTTCCTGATCACCTCGCCTTTCTTCGGAAAGCCCTTCCAGCCCACCGGCGGCGGCGACGGGGAGCCTGCCGATCCGGACGCGCAGCGCTGACGCCCGGGGATTCCGGACCGGGAGGGTCCTTCAGGTCGATCGGTCCTCCCGGGGGTTCGGCGCCTGGCGTCTAAGCCCCGTTGCGTCCTCCGATCGCCGCCTCCAGCGCCGCGGCGAGGCTGGCCATCCCGTAGGGTTTCGCGATGACCTGGATACCCTCCCTGATGGCATCGCCGGCCGACGCCTCGAAGCCCGTCGTGAGCAGCACGGGAAGGTCCGGCCGGCGGAGCCCGAGTTCACGCGCCAGGGCGACGCCGCTCATGCCGCCGGGCATCATGACGTCGGAGAACACCGCGTCGACCGCGCGGCCGTCCGCCAGGGCGCCGAGCGCCGCCGCGCCGCTCGCGACCCGCGTCACCTCGTAGCCCAGCGAGGTCAGCATCTCCTCGGCCAGCGCCGCGACCTCGTCGCTGTCCTCCACCAGCAGGACATGACCCGGCGCCGCGGCCTCCCGCGGCACTCCGGGGTCGACAAGGCGGCGGGCCGGCAGGGCCGGGCTCTTCTCCGACCTTGGCAGCAGCACCATCACGGTGGTGCCCCGGCCGGGAGCGGTGTCGAGTGCCGACCGGCCGCCCGAGGCCTGCGCGAAGCCGAACACCTGGGCCAGGCCGAGGCCCGATCCCTTGCCCACGTCCTTGGTCGTGAAGAACGGCTCGAACACGCGGGCCGCGACCTCGGGCGTCATCCCGGTCCCGTCGTCGGTGACGCTCAGCCGGACGAAGTCGCCGCGCAGGCCGCCGTCGTCCAGGCCAGGAGCGTTCACTGCCTGGATGGTGATCATGCCGCCATCCGGCATGGCATCTCGGGCATTGACGCAGAGGTTCAACACGACGAGCTCCAGTTCGCCCGGGTCCGCCTCGACGGGCCACAGGCCGGGCGGGAAGCGGGTCTCGATCCGGATGTCGCCCCGCAGCGAGCGGTCGAGCAACTCGCGCATGCCGTCGATCCGCCATGCCAGGTCGACCGGCTCGGACCGGAGCGGCTGGCGGCGCGAGAACGCCAGCAGCTGGCGGGTGAGGGAAGCGCCGCGCTCGACGGCCTGGTGCATGCCGTCTAGCAGCCGCTGGCGGCGGGCCGGATCCATCTGCCGGTCGAGCATGCCGAGCCCGCCCGAGAGAACCTGGAGCAGGTTGTTGAAATCGTGGGCCACGCCGCCGGTGAGCTGGCCGATGGCGTCCATCTTCTGGACCTGGCGCAGCTGCTCGGAGGCGCGCCTCTGCTCGCTGACGTCGCGCCCTTCGGCGATGAGGTGGTATGGCCGGCCGGCGCCGTCGAGAACCGGCTTGACCGAGAAATCGACGACCGCGCGCACGTCGCCCGCTCCGCGCATCTCGTGCTCCCCGCGCACCACCTCGCCGGCCGCGGCCCGCCGGACCGCGTCGCGGACCACCGCCTGGAGCGCCGGATCGTCGCGCATCGGCGCGGCGAGCCAGAACGGCCGCCCGACGATGTCCTCCGGCCCGATCCTGCTCCAGGCCATGGCGGTCTGGTTCACCTCCTCGACCGTGCCGTCCGGCGTGAGCAGTGCCATGAACTGGAAGGCGGAGTCGAAGATGGTCCGGAAACGCCGCTCGCTTTCGGCAAGGGCCTCGGTGCGTTCCGCCACCCGCCGCTCCAGCTCGTCGCGGGCCAGCTTCGCGTCGGTGATGTCCAGGTTGCAGCCGGTGTAGCCGAGGAACTCGCCGTGGTCGTCGAAGCGGGGGACGCCCTCGCACCGCAGCCAGCGAACCCGGGCATGGCGGTCCAGGACCCGGGTCTCGTGCCGGAACGGCGCCCTGGCCCGGAAGGCCGCGGAGAAGGCCCTGGTGTGCGGCTCCAGGTCCTCCGGCAGGACGATCTTGGCCCAGCCGTCGCCGAGCATGTCGGCGGCCGGCCGGCCGAACAGGTAGTCGTAGTGCATGTTGGCGAAGGTGAGGCTCCCCTGGACATCCGTCATCCAGATCAGGGCCGGCGCCGAATCAGCCATGTGCCGGAACCGCGCCTCGCTTTCCCGCAGCGCCGCCTCGACCCGCCGGCGATCGGTCAGGTCGGTCGAAACCGCGATCACCGACACCGGCCGTCCCGCGTCGTCGCGGATCGCGCTGACGCTGTTGTCGACCCACACGGTAGAGCCGTCCGGCCTCACATAGCGCTTCTGGATCTCGAACGCCTCGCCGCCGTCCACAAGGCGCCGGTAGAAGGCGGCGTTGCGCGGCAGGTCGTCGGGATGCGTGACGTCGTGCATGCGCAGGCCGAGCAGTTCCCCGCGCGGGCGGCCGACAACCTGGCAGTAGCGGTCGTTGACGGCGAGGAAACGACCGTCGGGGGCGCAGATCGCGAGGCCGGCGGTGGCCTGCTCGAAGAAGGCCAGGATCTGCCGCTCGCGTGTCCTCAACTCCGCCTCCATGCGGCGGTGCCCGGTGACGTCGCGGCAGATCGCGGAGACGCCGACGATCGATCCGTCGCCGACCTGCATCGGCGCGAGTGTCACCGCCACGTCGACAAGGCGGCCGTCCCGGCGCCGGCCGGCCGTCTCGAAGCTTATGGTCTCTCCCCGCGTCACTTGGTCGAAGCGCCGCCGGAAGGCGTCGGCATCGGCGTCCGGCATCAGAAACCCCGCCGGTTTTCCGACCGCTTCTTCCGACGTGCAGGCGAAGATATGCTCCGCCCCGGGATTCCAGGTCAGGATGGTGCCGTCGGGGGCGAAGCTGATGATGCCGTCGGGGGATGAGGCGACGACGGCGGCAAGATGCGCGTTGGCGACCTTCATCGCGCGGCGGCCCGCCGTTTCCGCGGCCGCTTCCGGGGAGCCCGCTCCGCTCCGATCCGCAGGATCATGCCATCATCCAGATATCCGCCTTCACGGCCATGTAGGTCAACCAACGACGGAAGAATAAGCGCCGGTACGCCGTCGCAGCCAGTATTGTGATCATCCTTCACGATCGCCCTCTGGGCAATCAATGTAGCATCGCTACTGCCGGACACGTCAGGGTGCATTTCAGGTATGGATCATTATACTTGGTGCCCTGCGACTGTTTCGGGCGGCGATCCATGAATATCGGAGGTCATAGACCGTGGTCTGGCGAATAGCCATTTCACGACTCCGAATGCGTCGGTGCGATATGCCACGGTGGTCGGCGGCACTCGAGCGGTGCCCGATCAGGTGTACCCGGCCGGGACAACTGTTTCAAGCGTCGGGCTCTGGCCCGAAACATCGCGGCGAGTGGGTGGGCGGGGAGGAACCGCCGGGCCTGCCGCATCAAGGCCGATCCCGCTGCACCGGCGTCTGGCGGAATGTCATTCCGCCAGGAAAGCCGCGATTTGGGGCGCAGCCTGGGCTATATGCAAGACCCCGTTCAGATGCCCGTTGGGGCCGCCGATGGCAAACGTCTCGACCGGGGTGCCGTTCGCCGCGATCGCCGCCGCCGTCCGCTCGATCCAGGGCTGCGGAAAAACAAGGTCGCTCGGTGAGTAGACGATCAGCGTCGGCGTTCTGATCCGGGCGGGGTCGGCCCCGGCGAGTTGATTTGCCCGCACCATGTAGAGCAGCGTGTTGGCATCGACGACGGGTGCCCGCAGCGCGCAGGCCTTGTCGATGAATTCCTCGATCTTGAACCGGTTGGCGAGCGCATCCGCCGGATCGCTTCCCGGCAGGGCGGGTTCCTTGCCGAACCCGCCCGCCCATCCCGCCTGGCTGGCGTGCAGCATGATGGTCTTCAAGGCAAGCCTGGCGCCTTCCGTCGGCGGTTCCCCGCCGTAGTAGTCGCCACCGCGCCAGTTGGGGTCCAGGCGGATCGGCTGCGCCCAGATGTCGAGCCACGCGATCAGGAACGGGTCGCCGCCCGCAGCACCGATGACGGGAACGATCCGCTCCACCATGTCGGGATATGCCGTGGCCCACTCGTAGGCCTGTAGCGCGCCCATCGAGGGACCGACCACGGCTTTGAGCCTCGAGATGCCCAGGCTCTCGACCAAGGCCTTCTGGACAGTGACGAAGTCGCGGATCGAGACGACCGGGAAGCTCATCCCGTAGGGCTTTCCCGTGTCCGGATCGATCGAGGCGGGGCCTGTCGTCGTGACCTTGGGATCGTTGACGTTGATGTTGACGAGCGTGTCGGAGGACAGGACGAAGTAGCGGTCCGTATCGATCGCCTTGCCCGGCCCGATGATGGCGTCCCAATAGCCGGGCGCCTCATCGGCGGGCGAATACCTGCCAGCCGCGTGGCTGGTCGCGGAGAAGAAGTGCGTGACGAGAACGGCGTTCGACCCGTCGGCATTCAGTTCGCCGTAGCTTTCCCAGCCGACCCGGACGGACTTGAGCGTAGCCCCGCGGGACGTGGTGAAGTGCTGCAGCTCGAACACCTTCTTCTCGACGATCATCCCGTTTCCAAGGGAGGCGGTCATGGGATCTTCTCCTGGTGCCAGGGGGGATGTCCGGACGCCGGGACCGCCGGCACCGGCCCTTCTCGACGAACCCGACCTCATTCGACGGCCGGCCGGCCGGCGGCCTCGAAAACGTGCGGCGCCATTTCGCGCCGCCGCAACTCGTCGCCAAGCTTCAAGCGCATGAACGCGCTGGTGGTGTAGCGGGACGCCTTGTCGTAGAAGCGGGCATGGACGTCGCGCACCATATCGAACCAGGTCCCGGCGATCACGGGATCGATGACGCATCCGTCATAGTCGATCACCGCCGAGACCTTCCGCCCGAGCGGCTCGATCATCGACCTCACCTGTTCCCGCACCGCTTCGACCTGCTCCTCCCGCCGCACGCGGTAGCCGGTCAGGTCGATGAACAGCATCGACCGGGTGGCATCGAGGGTGAAGCGCTCCGCCAGCGGGCGGTTGAGCAGAATGGCGTCGAGACCCATCGCCGCGGTGCGGAACAGCCGGTCGTCCATGGGCTTGGGGTCGGTCATGATCGGGCGGAAATCCATCAGGGCCAGGATGTCCCGCTCCGGATCGATGCCCGGAGCCACCTCCACCAGAGCCAGGCCGGCCGGCGTCAGCTGGAAAACGCATCGTTCGGTGACGTAGAGCACCCGCTGCCCGGCGGCTGCCGCCAAGCCTCCGTTGAAGGTCACCTCCTCGACCGCCGCCACGAACTTGCGGCTGCGCCCCTCCCGGGCGATGCGAAGGCTGCCGTCGCCCGTTTCGATCCGCAGTCCGCCGGCGGTGAAGGCGCCGGCGAAGACCAGCGCCCTGGCGTTCTGCGTGATGTTGATGAAGCCGCCGGCACCCGCGAACCGGTCGCCGAACCGGCTGACATTGACGTTGCCCCGGGCGTCGGCCTGCGCCATGCCGAGGCAGGCGAGATCCAGTCCGCCGCCGTCGTAGAAGTCGAACTGCTGGTTCTGGGCGATGATCGCCGAGGGGTTGAGCGCCGCGCCGAAATCGAGCCCGCCCTGCGGTATGCCGCCGAAGATGCCGGGTTCGGCGGTGAGCGTCACCTGATCCAGCAGGTTCTCCTCCCTCGCCACGGCGGCCACGGCCTCGGGCATGCCGATGCCCAGATTGACCACGCCGCCCATGGGAAGCTCCATCGCGCAACGGCGGGCGATGATCTTCCGTTCGTCCAGGGGGAGGGGTGGAATCCGGTCCATCGGCACCCGCAACTGGCCGGAGAAAGCCGGGCTGTAGGCGGTGGCGTAGGTCTGGACGTGATGCTCCGGGGGAGCCAGGACGACGCAATCGACCAGCGCGCCCGGCACCACGACCTGCCTTGCCGGCAGGGCGTCCGTGGCCGCCAGGCGTTCGACCTGCGCTATGACGAAACCCTTGCTCGCCTTGGCCGCCATGGCGATCGCCAGGTTGTCCAGGACCAGCGCCTCGCGCTCCATGCTGATATTGCCGTCGGGGTCGGCGGTGGTGCCGCGAAGGATGGCGACATCGACCGGGATGGCCTCGTAGAACAGCCACTCCCGCCCGTCGATCTCCATCACCCTGACGAGATCCCGCGTGCTGATCTGATTTAGCTTGCCGCCGCCCCGGCGCGGATCGACGAAGGTGCCGAGCCCGACCCGGCTCAGCAGGCCGGGGCGCCGTCCGGAGATTTCGCGGAAAAGCTGCGAGATGCAGCCGAGCGGCAGGTTCCAGGCCTCGATCAGGTCGTCGGCGGCCATCCTGCCCAGCTTGGGCACCAGCGACCAGTGCCCACCGACCGCGCGCCGGATCAACCCGCGATGGGCCAGGCGATTGAGCCCGCGATCCTTGCCGTCGCCGGGCGCCGCCGCGAACAGGAGGCCCAGGTCCCTGGGCTCGGCACTGGCCAGGAACCGCTTTTCCAGCGCCGCGAAGATAGCGTCGGGCGTGCCGACGCCGACGAAGCCCGACGTGGCGACCATGTCGCCCGAGCGGATGATGGCGACCGCCTCGTCAGCATTGACCACCTTGTCCCGTATCGGCATGGTTTCCTCCAGGGTCGCCGCAGCATCGCCCGTTCGCTCTCAGAGTTTCACGACCTGCCGGATCGCGGTGCCGTCGTGCAGCCGGTCGAAGCCCTGGTTGATCTCGTCCAGCGTCAATATCCCGGTCATCAGCCGGTCGACCGGCAGCCGGCCGCGCCGATAGAGCTGGATGAAGCGCGGGATGTCCCGGCTGGGTACCGCCGTGCCGATATAGCTGCCCTTGAGCGTCCGCTCCTCCGCCACGAGGTTGACCGCGGGCAGCGGCATGGTGGCGTTCGGCGGCGGCAGGCCGGCGGTCACCGTCGTGCCGCCCCTGCGGGTGATCCTGTAGGCGAGTTCGAGCGCCCGGACCGAGCCGGCGAGTTCGAACGCGAATTCCACCCCGCCGCCGGTGGCGCTCCTGACCTGTTCGGCGCAGTCCGGGTCCTTGGCGCTGAAGGTCGCGGTGGCGCCCAGTTCCCGCGCGAAGGCCAGCTTGTCGTCGGCGAGATCGATGGCGACGATCTCGCGCGCGCCGGCCGCCACGGCGCCGAGCAGCGAGCACAGCCCGACGCCGCCCAGGCCGATCACCGCCACCGAGGCGCCGGCCTGGACGCGTGCCGTGTTGACGACCGCCCCGACGCCGGTAAGCACGGCGCAGCCGAACAGGGCGGCTTCCTCCAGCGGCAGGTCCGGATCGATCTTCACCAGCGAGTGGCGGGAGACGGTGGCGTAGTC
This window harbors:
- a CDS encoding lipopolysaccharide biosynthesis protein, giving the protein MSVRRSLFIQFLNSYSAAGISFVSIIILARLLTPQEIGIFSVCMAFVGFLHTLRDFGIGAYLLQERNLDAGILRSAYGLALLFGWTAAAVLALSSGLVADFFNEPGVRSVTLVLAVNFLLIPLGSLAIPLLKRDMLFVSIMKINVAVSFAYALSTILFALLGAGYMSMAWGTLVGTVVNVAGSLAARPDLIGIRPSLRHARRIVSFGAYSVGSNFIVAFGPNGTEIVIGRMLGLSAVALLGKGRSLITLFQQAIMAFIMPVAGALFARQSRDGSDVGKSFLQVLGLLTAIGWPSYIFMGFMAFPIIDILFGDQWYAAVPVAQIFCVAYGIALLHSMNNMTLEACGHARAAFRYQIILYPPTFLMVIAAAPFGLVAVAGTTILSATAGLVLSYMFLGKVINVRAGQVARAVRKSALVAAITSVPPAAVYFWGGIGPGNTVVPLLGAAVMTGLVWLAAVFATDHEIKQEILRLMRSAIEQMRRVAGTAA
- a CDS encoding methylglyoxal synthase; the protein is MEASKRIALVAHDSMKDQLLAWVRHNSGTLTAHQLWSTGTTGTKIKEACPELRVTALKSGPLGGDQQVGAMIADGALDILLFFTDALSPHPHDADVQALTRLSTLYNVALATNRTTADFLITSPFFGKPFQPTGGGDGEPADPDAQR
- a CDS encoding zinc-dependent alcohol dehydrogenase family protein, with protein sequence MKIKAAVLGAMGATAPYETSKPLAIEELELDLPGPGEALIRIKAAGLCHSDLSVINGDRPRPLPMALGHEAAGIVEEVGPGVHDLARGDHVVCVFVPSCGHCGPCAEGRPALCEPGAAVNGAGTLLSGASRLHRADGTTVRHHLGISGFADYATVSRHSLVKIDPDLPLEEAALFGCAVLTGVGAVVNTARVQAGASVAVIGLGGVGLCSLLGAVAAGAREIVAIDLADDKLAFARELGATATFSAKDPDCAEQVRSATGGGVEFAFELAGSVRALELAYRITRRGGTTVTAGLPPPNATMPLPAVNLVAEERTLKGSYIGTAVPSRDIPRFIQLYRRGRLPVDRLMTGILTLDEINQGFDRLHDGTAIRQVVKL
- a CDS encoding ATP-binding protein; this translates as MAERTEALAESERRFRTIFDSAFQFMALLTPDGTVEEVNQTAMAWSRIGPEDIVGRPFWLAAPMRDDPALQAVVRDAVRRAAAGEVVRGEHEMRGAGDVRAVVDFSVKPVLDGAGRPYHLIAEGRDVSEQRRASEQLRQVQKMDAIGQLTGGVAHDFNNLLQVLSGGLGMLDRQMDPARRQRLLDGMHQAVERGASLTRQLLAFSRRQPLRSEPVDLAWRIDGMRELLDRSLRGDIRIETRFPPGLWPVEADPGELELVVLNLCVNARDAMPDGGMITIQAVNAPGLDDGGLRGDFVRLSVTDDGTGMTPEVAARVFEPFFTTKDVGKGSGLGLAQVFGFAQASGGRSALDTAPGRGTTVMVLLPRSEKSPALPARRLVDPGVPREAAAPGHVLLVEDSDEVAALAEEMLTSLGYEVTRVASGAAALGALADGRAVDAVFSDVMMPGGMSGVALARELGLRRPDLPVLLTTGFEASAGDAIREGIQVIAKPYGMASLAAALEAAIGGRNGA
- a CDS encoding E22 family MetX-like putative esterase, which translates into the protein MTASLGNGMIVEKKVFELQHFTTSRGATLKSVRVGWESYGELNADGSNAVLVTHFFSATSHAAGRYSPADEAPGYWDAIIGPGKAIDTDRYFVLSSDTLVNINVNDPKVTTTGPASIDPDTGKPYGMSFPVVSIRDFVTVQKALVESLGISRLKAVVGPSMGALQAYEWATAYPDMVERIVPVIGAAGGDPFLIAWLDIWAQPIRLDPNWRGGDYYGGEPPTEGARLALKTIMLHASQAGWAGGFGKEPALPGSDPADALANRFKIEEFIDKACALRAPVVDANTLLYMVRANQLAGADPARIRTPTLIVYSPSDLVFPQPWIERTAAAIAANGTPVETFAIGGPNGHLNGVLHIAQAAPQIAAFLAE
- a CDS encoding acyl CoA:acetate/3-ketoacid CoA transferase, with protein sequence MPIRDKVVNADEAVAIIRSGDMVATSGFVGVGTPDAIFAALEKRFLASAEPRDLGLLFAAAPGDGKDRGLNRLAHRGLIRRAVGGHWSLVPKLGRMAADDLIEAWNLPLGCISQLFREISGRRPGLLSRVGLGTFVDPRRGGGKLNQISTRDLVRVMEIDGREWLFYEAIPVDVAILRGTTADPDGNISMEREALVLDNLAIAMAAKASKGFVIAQVERLAATDALPARQVVVPGALVDCVVLAPPEHHVQTYATAYSPAFSGQLRVPMDRIPPLPLDERKIIARRCAMELPMGGVVNLGIGMPEAVAAVAREENLLDQVTLTAEPGIFGGIPQGGLDFGAALNPSAIIAQNQQFDFYDGGGLDLACLGMAQADARGNVNVSRFGDRFAGAGGFINITQNARALVFAGAFTAGGLRIETGDGSLRIAREGRSRKFVAAVEEVTFNGGLAAAAGQRVLYVTERCVFQLTPAGLALVEVAPGIDPERDILALMDFRPIMTDPKPMDDRLFRTAAMGLDAILLNRPLAERFTLDATRSMLFIDLTGYRVRREEQVEAVREQVRSMIEPLGRKVSAVIDYDGCVIDPVIAGTWFDMVRDVHARFYDKASRYTTSAFMRLKLGDELRRREMAPHVFEAAGRPAVE